CGGGGTGGTCCGGCACTTCGCTCAGTTGCAGCAGGGCATGGGGCAACTGCCTGCGAATGGCCTGCAGCACCTGCTCGGCGTACAGCGCCGGCAGGTCGATGAGCAAGGCGATGCGATCGCTCAGCGGGTGGCCGAGGTGGCGCACCACCGGGGCCAACAGCGGGCCGAAGGGTTCCCGGCAGCGAATCAGCGGCAGGCACAGGCACAGGTGTTGGTCCTGGTAGCCGAGCAGCACTTGCAGCTGCTGGCCGGGCGCCAGCGCGGCCTCGGCGGCGCGCAGCCAGCCGAGGTGGTTGAACGGCGTGCTGGCAGGCAGGCGCTTGCGCAGCGCCTCGTACTCGCCGGCGGGGAAGTCGTGGCTGCGCAACGACGCGCACCACTTCAGCACCAGGCTCACCGGCTCAACTCGCGGTGGCCGCAGAGGCTTGCGGCTCCGGCTTGCGCAACGGTTCCAGGCGCGACTCGCTGTAGCGGCTTTCGCGGAAGAACTTCCAGCGACCGAACAGGCAATACACGTTCATGATCCGTCCTTGTTCCTGGTAGCCCATGCGCAGGTGCAGCTTGAGCGCCGGGATATTGTGCTGCTCGCAGACATCCACCACCTTGTTGCAGCCCTGGGCGGCCATGGCTTGCCACAGCGCCAGTTGCAGGTCCACCGACAGCTCGGTGCCCCAGTACTTGCGGATCAGTTCGCCGCCGAACTCGAAGAACTCGCCGGGCCCGACCGGGAACCAGCAACCGTAGTAGTGGCGGTCGTGGTAGTGGCGGTTGCTGCCCCAGATGAACGCCACCGCGTCGTTGTCGTCGTCGACGAACATCAGCCCGGTGTGGCCCTCGGCCGCCAGTTCGCGCATGGTATCGACACGGTCGCCAAAATGCCGGGCGAAGGCCTGCGCGTTGTGCACGTTGATGGTCTCGACGCGCAACGCGCCATAGGGTTTGAGGCGGTGCGGCGGCACCGGGCTGACCAGGTCGCGCTCCATCCACAACAGTTGCCAGTGGTAAAAGACGTAGTGCCGCCAGGCGCTACCGAGGGTGTTGCGCAGTCCTTTGCGCTTGATGCGCTCCTGGAGCTTGGTCAAAGCACTCATGGTGCCTCCTGTACGTGGCAGGTCGAGATGCGTCTCATGACGCCTTCCAGGTCAGGGCGAACACGGTTTGCCCTGGCAATTGAAAACGTAGCTGACCGTCGCGGCAGTCGTAGTGGCCGCGGCGGCTCTGGTTGTCGGGGCCGAACAGTTCCAGCTGGCCGGCAGGGCAGTTGCCCAGGGTGAGCGCGACCTGTTGCAGGCGCTCGGCCTTGTTCACCCCCAGCAGGCTGCGTTGCCGCTGGCGGGCCATGGCCAGGGCGTCGACTTCGAAGGCGTCGTTGTCCAGCGCCAGCACCTGGTCCAGCCAGTGGCGCTGGATGAACTGCTGGGCCAGGCCCACCGGCTTGAGTTCGTAGCGCTCGCCGCCGGCGTCGCGCAGCATGCCCTTGGGCCACTCGGGCTCGTCGGCGACGTGGAACCAGTTGAGCATGTCGAGCAGGCCGTCGCTGGCGGCGTTGATCACCACCGAGGTCCACCACAGGCCGGCGTAGTGGCTGTTCTGCTCGTAAGGGCTCAGGCTCGAGCCGCTGGACAGGTTGGTCTGGTCCAGCAGCAGCGCCTTGCGCGGCCGGCCCTGGCCGTCCAGGCCGACCAGCGCGGCGGCCTGGCGCACGCTGTCGCGGTAGCTGCGAGTGGCGAGCAGGTCGCGGACCATCCACTCGTGCCAGGCCAACGCGTCGATCTGCGCGTCCTGTTCGGCGAGCAGGCGCCGCGCCCAGTCGATGCCACGGCGTTGCTTGCCGTCCTCGGCGAAGGGGCCGCCGGTGAAGCGCGACGAGGCCGGCATGGCGATGCGGACCCCGGCCTGATGGGCGCCGGGGTAGTCGCGCACGCGCTTGGCCATGGCCTGGAAGAAATCCCGGTAGCTGGCATAGTCGCGGTAGTTGAGGTTGGGTTCGTCGGCGAAGGCCAGGTAGTGCAGGCCCTGGCCGCCAAGGGCCTTGGTCGCCTCCAGCCAGGCGCCGAGGGCGTCGTGGCTGGTACGGTCGCTGCGCAGGTCGGCCACCCGGGCGCTGCCGGCCAGCAGGGTGATGTCCTGGCGAATGCCGAAACGTTGTTGATAGAGCTTGCGCCAGGGGTTCTCGAAATCGGGCTGGCGCTGCAGCACATCGACGAAGCTGTAGTAGCCGGCGGCCTGGGGGCGCAGGGCATCGAGGGCGGCGAAACTCGAGGCTGGCGGCAGCACGTAGGGCAAGGCTACCCCCAGCTTCGGGGTGGGGCCGAGGACCTTGTCGGCCAGCTTCAGGCGCACCTGGCCGGGGGCCTGGGGCAGGTCGCCGAGGTCTTCGGCGCGCTGGGCGAACAGGTTGGCGCTGCCATCGAGCCAGAACGCCGCCTTGCCGCTGCCTTGCAAGGACAGGCGCCAGGTCTCGTCGCGGTTGCTGGTGGGCAGCGCCTGCTGGTCGAAACGCCAGTAGGCAGGGTAGGGCTTGAGCGCCAGTTGCACGCGCCGACCATCGCCCAGCCGCTCGGCGAACAGGCCATGCACGCCGCCGTGGTACTTGCCGGCGAGGATCGCCTGTTCGCCAGCCTTGACCCGCAAGTACAGGGTCACCCCGGGGCCGACCTCGGCGCTGAAATGCACCTTGGTCGGGGCGAACAGCGCGCGGGTGCTGGCGGCGTGCTGGATGCGGTAGTCGCGAAAGCTGTAGCCGGGAATTTCCAGGCGGTAGGTGCCCTGGCCCGGCGCCAGTGGCCAGCGTTGCGTGCCGCGGACTTGCTCGGCGCTGATGGGCCGTTCGCCGACCAGGCGGCCCTGGCCGTCGAGCAGGAACAGCCGCTCGGCGTTGGCGTCGGCCTGCCAGGCTGGGCGCCACTGGATGCGCACTTGGTCGTCGCGGGTCGGCAGCAGGTACAAGCTGCCATCGCGGATCTCGCCCCATTGCAGCGGCGCCGCAGGCAGCGCGGGCGGGAGCAGCATGGCGAGCAGCAGCAGGGCCCTCATGCCGGCCTCCGTTGCAGCATCTGGCGCAGCGGCGCCAAGTCGCTGGGCAGGATGATCAGCGTGCGCGCCACTGGCACGCCGCTCAGGCGGCAGTACAGCGCCAGCATGGCCACGGTCACCGCCAGGTAGGCGATCGAGGAGGCCGCCGCGGCGCCGACGATGCCCCAGGTCGGGATCAGCAGCACATTGAGCAGCAGGTTCAAGGCGGCCCCCGCGCCCATCAGCAGCGACACCGTGCCGGGGCGGTTCTTGCCCAGCAGGTCCAGGCGCAGGATGCTCGCATAGCACAGCCCCAGCAGCCCGGGCAGCAGCGCCAACAAGGCCGGGTAGGCCGGCGCGTAGTCGGCGCCGAACAGGGTGACGATCAGCCATTGGCCGATCAGCGCCATGCCCAGGCAGGCGCCGAGCATCACCGTGGCGGTCAGGCGCAGGGCCAGCGGGGTCAGGCGTTCCATGCCGGTATCCTGTTGCAGCAGGCGTTTCATCAGCGGCGTGGTGACGGCCTCGGGGACGATCAGCAACAGTTCGGCGGCGGCGCTGGCCATGGCGTAGTGGCCCAGGGCGGTGCTGCCGAGCAGGGCGCCGATGAACAGGTAGTCCGAGCGCAGGATCAGTTGCTGGAACAACAGGTCCGGGTGGCTCTTGGCGCTGTAGGCCAGCAGTTCGCGCTGGCCGCCGCGGTCCCAGCGCAGGCGCAGGCGATGCTGGCGGCCGAGCCACCACAGGCCCAGCACCAGCACCAGGGCGATGCCGGCCAGCCAACTGATCAGCGCGGCTTCCAGGGCCTGCTCGCGCCACATCCAGAACAGCCCGAGGAACAGCAGCAGCGGCGCCAGCGATTCGCTCAGGCGCAAGGCATTGAAGGCGCCGACGCCGCCGCTGGCGTTGTGCAGGGTCAGCAGGCCGCTCTTGAGCACGGTCATCGGCACCGCCAGCAGCAACAGCCAGGCCAGCAGGCCCAGTTGCACGGTCACTGCCAGGTCGGCGCCGAACGAGCGCACCAGCACCACGCAGAGCAAGGTCAGCAGCCCGGCCAGCAGGCTGCCGTAGACCAGCACCTGGGTCAGCAGCAGGCCCATGTCGCGCTGCTTGGCCGCCTGGTAGCCGACCGCGCTGTTCAGGCCGCCGCTGGTGGCGGCGCTGATCAGCTCGGGCAGGGTGCTGAGCAGGGCGAACAGGCCGCGTTCGCTGGGGCCGAGGATGCGCGCCAGGAGCACGTTGCGCAGCAGGCGCAGGGCGATCATCGCCAGCTTGGTGGCCATGCTCAGGGCCAGCTGGCGCAGGTAGCTGTTGCGCATCATCCGCGTGCTCCGCGGCTGATGCGCCAGGCCAGCAGCGATGGGCGGCTGGCGTTGCGCTGGCTGACACCGATGCGCGGCAGGGCCAGGGGGTCGTCCTGGCCCTGGCAGATCCCCGGGCGGGTGCTCAGGGCGTAAGGGTAGCGGTGCGCGGCGACCCGCGCGCGCACCCGTGCGTCGTGGTCGCCGTTGGGGTAGCAGTACACCGGCAGTGGCGCGCGACAGCCGGCGCCGAGCGCGGCATGGCTGCGCTGCAGTTCCTCGTTGAGGCG
The window above is part of the Pseudomonas muyukensis genome. Proteins encoded here:
- a CDS encoding GNAT family N-acetyltransferase, which codes for MSALTKLQERIKRKGLRNTLGSAWRHYVFYHWQLLWMERDLVSPVPPHRLKPYGALRVETINVHNAQAFARHFGDRVDTMRELAAEGHTGLMFVDDDNDAVAFIWGSNRHYHDRHYYGCWFPVGPGEFFEFGGELIRKYWGTELSVDLQLALWQAMAAQGCNKVVDVCEQHNIPALKLHLRMGYQEQGRIMNVYCLFGRWKFFRESRYSESRLEPLRKPEPQASAATAS
- a CDS encoding lipopolysaccharide biosynthesis protein, with the protein product MMRNSYLRQLALSMATKLAMIALRLLRNVLLARILGPSERGLFALLSTLPELISAATSGGLNSAVGYQAAKQRDMGLLLTQVLVYGSLLAGLLTLLCVVLVRSFGADLAVTVQLGLLAWLLLLAVPMTVLKSGLLTLHNASGGVGAFNALRLSESLAPLLLFLGLFWMWREQALEAALISWLAGIALVLVLGLWWLGRQHRLRLRWDRGGQRELLAYSAKSHPDLLFQQLILRSDYLFIGALLGSTALGHYAMASAAAELLLIVPEAVTTPLMKRLLQQDTGMERLTPLALRLTATVMLGACLGMALIGQWLIVTLFGADYAPAYPALLALLPGLLGLCYASILRLDLLGKNRPGTVSLLMGAGAALNLLLNVLLIPTWGIVGAAAASSIAYLAVTVAMLALYCRLSGVPVARTLIILPSDLAPLRQMLQRRPA